AATACGTAGGGACTACAAAGAATACATAGGGCATGTCTTAGATcctcacatttttgaaaataaaatgttttatgGAAATTCTACTAAAGATAATCTGACGATTTTCTTGAAAAATGCTTGCAACATATATCAGAAGAAGAACGCCACCTTTGCGTTTCGTTATTTGTCTCACCAAACGAATAAGCTGCTTAAAAGGAGCGACGCGATTGCGGGTGACGAGCTGGGAAAGCCGGCTAGCGCGAACAAGCAGCTCTATTCGTATCTGACCAATTCGGAGTACGAGGCGTACATCCTGCTGCGCAATTTGTACATGTACGAGAGGAATAGCCGCGGAAGGGGAGGCGATGTTAGCGGTGGTGGCGATGGTAGCAGTCGCACCGATCTAAGTGACCGACGAAGCAGCGCGAATGAACACGCCGAAACGGGGAAGCGGAAACGTTCCGTCGACAGTGTGCAGAATGGCCCCGGAAAAAATCACACTAACACACCCGAGAGAGAAACCCATTTTTACCAGAACGAGAAGACATGCGTTAAGGGGGTGAGCATGGAGACAAGGAGATTTCACATGCACTCGTACAGCGCGAAGATATTCAACATGTTAACCTCGTACCGGTTGGAAAACTTCGGTGCCGCGCCTGGAAAGGGGGACTACGTTTTTGTGAAAGAGGTGCAgtcgcaggggggggaggcaaaagCGCAGCATAATTACATAGCTGTGTTGTATGGCagtggggggagcggcgaaagggggagcagcggcagcagcggTGGTGATGGGCCCCTCTACTGCGATGACCAAGTGAAAGGCGCAAACATCTACAACGTCGTGTTGCCCGTCCTGGGCAGCATGCCCCCCAGGCTCTCCTACCTGAACGTCTTCAAACGGCTGTACAGAAAATACAGAGGAAGCCAAGAAAGACTCGTCTTCTTAGAAATATTACTCTACCTGATGTGTACGCTCCACGAAGATGAGCTGTTTAGGGTGCATGACGATAAGGTAGCAAGTGGGTTCCTAAAGcatttgataaaaaaggagaaaaagaaaaatggaaaccaGTCCATTCGACTAGCTAGCGATAATATATTAAGCAATGCCATTCCGATTAAACAGGCCCTACatacaataaaaaagttCGACGCGTATGTCAATTCGTTTGAATACGAGTATGGAATGACTTGCGTCTTTAGAAACGTAGTCGCGCGGCCAGCCAATCTGTATTTCTGCTTCTGTCAGTATAAGGAACCGAAGAGGAAATTCCTCTCCGATTTGAATGTCGCCTccaattttgagaaaaataaaaattcaaaagggagagtGCATGCTCAACGGTGCAGCGAAAGGGGGGTATACAACAATGGGGAGATGAAGAGCGTCCCCACCTCGGCCAGTAAGTATAGCGAAATAGCTGTGCATGGTTGGCAGGTTGAACAGACAGACAGGGATGAAAAGGGGAGATACGCACATCATGTGGATGCAAGTCGGTATAACAATACTCCCCCagaagggaaaagggaaaatatgaGCAGCGAACATTTTCAAAGTGAAAGAAGTAGTAAAGAAAACATGACAAAGTACGAGCGAAATTTGGGCGCCCTGATATTAAGCTTTAGCCTGAGCTCCTCCTCCTATGCCACCATGTTGGTGCGGGAGTTGTACGGAAAACGCAATGAGCTGCTGGTTCACAATTTGATTAAAAATTGTGAGAAGTATGACGAAGAAGTTGGAATGTTAGGGGAGAAGAGATGGGAAGGGACAACAGAATGAGGGACCAATCGGGGAAGACGAACATATGgtagcgttttttttatttttttttattccctcaCCATGTATTCGTTGCGCAGGTTAGAATAAAACGTCCCACTGGGTATTCGCATGCTAGCTAAGTTAATACTCCTAGTGATGAGAATAATGCAGTGaaattccccccccacatAGGGCACACTTGTAAACATGTCCAATCTGTTTTTTATGTTGTCTCATATTTTCCGCTACTCACTAGCCAATGCTTCATTACGatggggaataaaaaaaagcattttcttttaaaaaaggtgcGCAGCGCGTCGATTTGTTTTGTCATTCCATTTGGAACGGCGTGGGAGCACATTTTAACACATCATTTGGGGAAgtggttttaaaaaaaaaaaggagagttaGTGTACATGGGGGGAGTAGagaagaaattatttccATGTAAGGAGATATATATACGatgataatattaattaaaggggttcaaaaaaaaaaaaagggtcagacaaataaaaaaaattatcctcAACGAGATGTGCAGGTGTGTGCGTGGGTATACgcacgtgcatacatatgcatgctTTCATACATATGAGAGACATATAGACATGGTTCCCCTGCGCTGCTGCAATTACGCAGATGGGGAGGTGTGTGTAGGAAGTACGCATCCGGCACGGTTACAATTCACTGTGCGTGCAGTTTTGCCAGTCACGTGGGGGGTATTCGGGAAAGGGCAAAAGTACATCAAACAGGGGGTAGAGACGCTAGATTGGAAGGAGCAGAAGGGGAGGATGGTGGCGCAACATGCGTGAGGCCTCTCCACACGCCGGGCCTCACATGAAATCCATGAAAATGTCCCTGAAATAATCGGTGAAGCGATCGAGCATGTTCGGGTCGTCGCTCTGGGACTTCAGTATCCAGTTGATCGAGTTCTCCGCCTTGTTGAAAATTAGCtcaataaaaatgtactgcTTGGTGTAAAATTG
Above is a genomic segment from Plasmodium vivax chromosome 2, whole genome shotgun sequence containing:
- a CDS encoding hypothetical protein, conserved (encoded by transcript PVX_081800A), with product MMFLGWHTTKLLSRSRKNVTSPLARKWKFTKEVRHFSASYLLEEDVGIDHFMGDFLGENGFHGEEKKKDLMCIFKYRCEDFHVYEIGKDKNVLNLSYVRGRVQGERGSGEARDSLERVHGGDTAGKKQKITDEKRGSMQERRDHDGCYGSPQPDGESNPQEGKNEWISFILYKVNKDTQEAIREISKRTNIPIKDFYYAGFKDKRSVSTQIISTSMMHIRKIRNMMSSDLSDHEQLKKRRMRNIQICSLEKVHQKIELGAHSGNRFVIVLRNVQTHEDYLRHKLEQIKKHGFINYFGMQRFGVYKNTFNKGKALIRRDYKEYIGHVLDPHIFENKMFYGNSTKDNLTIFLKNACNIYQKKNATFAFRYLSHQTNKLLKRSDAIAGDELGKPASANKQLYSYLTNSEYEAYILLRNLYMYERNSRGRGGDVSGGGDGSSRTDLSDRRSSANEHAETGKRKRSVDSVQNGPGKNHTNTPERETHFYQNEKTCVKGVSMETRRFHMHSYSAKIFNMLTSYRLENFGAAPGKGDYVFVKEVQSQGGEAKAQHNYIAVLYGSGGSGERGSSGSSGGDGPLYCDDQVKGANIYNVVLPVLGSMPPRLSYLNVFKRLYRKYRGSQERLVFLEILLYLMCTLHEDELFRVHDDKVASGFLKHLIKKEKKKNGNQSIRLASDNILSNAIPIKQALHTIKKFDAYVNSFEYEYGMTCVFRNVVARPANLYFCFCQYKEPKRKFLSDLNVASNFEKNKNSKGRVHAQRCSERGVYNNGEMKSVPTSASKYSEIAVHGWQVEQTDRDEKGRYAHHVDASRYNNTPPEGKRENMSSEHFQSERSSKENMTKYERNLGALILSFSLSSSSYATMLVRELYGKRNELLVHNLIKNCEKYDEEVGMLGEKRWEGTTE